A region of Desulfolithobacter dissulfuricans DNA encodes the following proteins:
- a CDS encoding HD domain-containing phosphohydrolase, with product MMTEKILLVDDEVNVLQSLTRQLRKRFATHTATSGDEALQILKKEGPFAVIVSDMRMPGMDGIQLLSRVKDLYPETIRIMLTGNADQETAIKAVNKGNIFRFLTKPCSSGTLILALTMALHQYRVESAERNLLDETLRGSVKVLTEILSQANPLAFSSGYRIKHYVVTMARELQLPGLWQFEIAALMSQIGCITLPAEILNKRYANIELTPDEQQMFANHPLVGSRLLGNIPRLENVAAMIAHQLRRFDEYDDGLEEKLAEEVCIGAQLLKTTLDYDLLLYRGMEPAEAMRQMKRDRGAYIQALLRLLEKTKSQERPTEVISLKARDIAPGMIVQEDVFARNGVLLIPKGQEVTWPMIQSLSNFAQQVGIQEPIRVLIGKRGE from the coding sequence ATGATGACAGAAAAGATCCTCCTGGTTGACGATGAAGTCAATGTCCTGCAATCCCTGACCCGGCAGCTACGCAAACGCTTTGCCACCCATACGGCCACCAGCGGCGACGAGGCTCTGCAGATACTGAAAAAGGAAGGGCCCTTTGCGGTCATTGTATCGGACATGCGCATGCCGGGCATGGACGGCATCCAGCTGCTTTCCCGGGTCAAGGATCTCTATCCTGAAACCATCCGCATCATGCTCACCGGCAATGCGGACCAGGAAACCGCCATCAAGGCGGTAAACAAGGGAAACATCTTCCGCTTCCTGACCAAACCCTGTTCGTCGGGAACTCTGATCCTGGCCCTGACCATGGCCCTGCACCAGTACCGGGTGGAATCGGCGGAACGGAACCTGCTCGACGAAACCCTGCGGGGCAGTGTCAAGGTCCTGACCGAGATCCTCAGTCAGGCCAATCCCCTTGCTTTTTCCAGCGGTTACCGGATCAAACATTACGTGGTGACCATGGCCAGGGAACTGCAGCTGCCTGGCCTGTGGCAGTTTGAGATAGCCGCGCTCATGTCGCAGATCGGCTGCATCACCCTGCCGGCCGAGATCCTCAACAAGCGGTATGCCAATATCGAGCTGACGCCGGACGAGCAGCAGATGTTTGCAAACCATCCCCTGGTCGGCAGCCGGCTGCTTGGCAATATTCCGCGGCTTGAAAACGTGGCCGCCATGATCGCCCATCAGCTACGCCGATTTGACGAGTATGACGACGGGCTGGAAGAGAAACTCGCCGAGGAGGTCTGTATCGGCGCCCAGCTGCTCAAGACCACCCTGGACTATGACCTCCTTCTTTATCGCGGCATGGAACCGGCCGAGGCCATGCGACAGATGAAGCGCGACCGGGGCGCCTACATCCAGGCCCTCCTGCGGTTGCTGGAAAAAACAAAGAGTCAGGAACGGCCCACCGAGGTTATCAGCCTGAAAGCGCGGGATATCGCTCCGGGTATGATTGTCCAGGAAGATGTGTTTGCCAGGAACGGCGTCCTGCTGATCCCCAAGGGACAGGAAGTCACCTGGCCCATGATCCAGAGTCTGAGCAACTTCGCCCAGCAGGTGGGGATCCAGGAACCTATCAGGGTGCTGATAGGAAAAAGAGGCGAGTAG
- a CDS encoding response regulator yields MTQPTILLAEDDIFVRKSMHSFLKNNGYAILEAESGSEAWKLCQEKKIDLVLTDLRMPGMDGLELLTRVVQKSREIPVVIVSGVGTRNDVIEALRLGAWGYITKPIEDMNFLLHTVEQVLERSQLRIKLRERQQWLEETVKKRTEELEQEIRERKAVEQMISRAKQEWERTVDAMPALIALVDHEQNIIRLNKAMARAMGMTPAEAVGKKCCFYMHHSGILPENCPHHKVLMDGEPRTIEIYDPVQEKYLEIHVEPFYDTVGKTRIGTVHIATDITPRKKAEQEKEKLQTKLLHAQKLEAVGQLAAGIAHEINTPTQFISTNIDFLEESFRDMATVMEALQNSLPETPKPVQEAFEEADWEYLAEEIPQAISQSREGVQRVTSIVQAMKEFSHPGSKDKVPADINKIIETTITVSRNEWKYLAEVITDFADDIPQIPCLVDEMGQVILNILVNAAHAIGEKIGDNPNGEKGTIRISTRADDSHVEIQIQDNGTGIPEHARNRIFDPFFTTKEVGRGTGQGLAIAHDVVTEKHEGTITFETEKGVGTTFTIRLPLKNQTTSQ; encoded by the coding sequence ATGACACAACCGACTATCCTGCTGGCTGAAGATGATATCTTTGTCCGCAAATCCATGCATTCGTTTCTGAAAAACAATGGCTACGCGATACTTGAAGCGGAGAGTGGCAGTGAAGCCTGGAAACTGTGCCAGGAGAAGAAAATTGATCTTGTTTTAACCGACCTGCGCATGCCGGGGATGGACGGCCTGGAACTGCTGACCCGGGTGGTGCAGAAATCCAGGGAAATTCCGGTGGTCATTGTCTCCGGCGTCGGCACGCGAAATGATGTCATCGAAGCGCTGCGGCTTGGAGCCTGGGGTTATATCACCAAACCGATCGAGGATATGAATTTCCTGCTCCATACGGTAGAGCAGGTGCTTGAACGGTCCCAGTTGCGGATAAAATTACGGGAACGCCAGCAATGGCTGGAAGAGACCGTCAAAAAGAGAACAGAAGAACTTGAACAGGAGATCAGGGAACGTAAGGCTGTCGAGCAGATGATTTCCCGAGCCAAGCAGGAGTGGGAGCGCACCGTCGATGCCATGCCAGCCCTGATAGCCCTGGTCGACCACGAACAGAACATCATCCGGCTCAACAAGGCCATGGCCCGTGCCATGGGCATGACACCCGCGGAGGCGGTGGGGAAAAAATGCTGTTTTTATATGCACCACAGTGGAATTTTGCCGGAAAACTGTCCCCACCACAAAGTACTTATGGATGGTGAACCAAGAACTATTGAAATTTATGACCCTGTCCAGGAAAAGTACCTGGAGATCCACGTGGAACCTTTTTACGATACGGTCGGGAAGACGCGCATCGGAACAGTACATATTGCCACCGATATTACACCAAGGAAGAAAGCGGAACAGGAAAAGGAAAAACTTCAGACCAAGCTGCTCCATGCCCAGAAACTGGAAGCCGTGGGCCAACTGGCTGCCGGTATAGCCCATGAAATAAATACCCCCACGCAGTTCATCAGCACCAATATCGATTTCCTGGAAGAATCCTTCAGAGATATGGCAACGGTAATGGAGGCGCTGCAGAACTCTTTGCCTGAAACACCCAAACCTGTCCAGGAAGCATTTGAAGAGGCGGACTGGGAATACCTTGCCGAGGAAATCCCTCAGGCTATTTCCCAATCACGGGAAGGAGTCCAGCGGGTGACGTCCATTGTCCAGGCGATGAAGGAGTTCTCCCACCCGGGCAGCAAGGACAAGGTCCCGGCAGATATCAACAAAATCATTGAAACGACCATTACCGTCAGCCGCAATGAATGGAAGTATCTTGCAGAGGTCATTACTGATTTTGCAGACGATATACCGCAAATCCCCTGCCTGGTTGATGAAATGGGGCAGGTAATTCTCAACATACTGGTAAATGCTGCGCATGCCATAGGGGAAAAAATCGGCGATAACCCCAATGGAGAAAAGGGAACAATTCGTATCAGCACCAGAGCTGATGATTCCCATGTGGAAATACAGATCCAGGACAATGGTACCGGTATTCCTGAACATGCCAGAAACCGGATTTTCGACCCTTTTTTCACCACAAAAGAAGTGGGGCGCGGCACAGGACAGGGGTTGGCCATTGCCCATGATGTGGTCACCGAAAAGCATGAGGGAACCATTACATTTGAAACTGAAAAGGGGGTCGGCACGACCTTCACCATTCGCCTGCCCCTGAAAAACCAGACGACCAGCCAATGA
- a CDS encoding LpxI family protein — protein MDEPIGLIAGGGQFPLLFARAAREAGRRVVAIGHRGETDPGLETEVHILYWVKLGQLGRIIKCFHREQVRQTVFCGTITKTRIFRDVLPDLKGLVLWKKIDRHQDDAILRAVAGALEDEGIEVLPSTCYLKHLFFPRGILSRKKPTSEQMDDIRFGWSIAREMGRLDIGQCVVVRDRTVLAVEAIEGTDSAIRRGGELAGSGAVVVKLKKPGQDFRFDLPATGLGTIETLAAVRGAVLAVEAGQSLVFDREEMIRAADRAGLVVVGLNDEDLDLPGSGP, from the coding sequence ATGGATGAACCCATCGGGCTCATTGCCGGCGGCGGTCAGTTTCCCCTCCTCTTTGCCAGGGCTGCCCGGGAGGCGGGACGGCGGGTGGTGGCCATCGGCCACCGGGGGGAGACCGATCCCGGTCTTGAAACCGAGGTCCATATTCTCTACTGGGTCAAGCTGGGGCAACTGGGTCGGATCATCAAGTGTTTTCACCGGGAACAGGTCCGCCAGACAGTGTTTTGCGGAACCATCACCAAGACCCGTATTTTCAGGGACGTTCTCCCGGATCTGAAGGGGCTGGTCCTGTGGAAAAAGATCGACCGTCACCAGGACGATGCCATTCTCCGGGCCGTGGCCGGGGCCCTGGAGGACGAAGGCATCGAGGTCCTGCCCTCCACCTGTTATCTCAAGCATCTCTTCTTCCCCCGCGGCATTCTCAGCCGGAAAAAACCCACCAGTGAACAGATGGATGATATTCGTTTCGGCTGGAGCATTGCCCGGGAAATGGGCCGCCTTGATATAGGCCAGTGCGTGGTGGTGCGGGACCGGACCGTGCTGGCGGTGGAAGCCATCGAGGGCACCGACTCCGCCATTCGTCGGGGCGGAGAACTGGCCGGCAGCGGCGCCGTGGTGGTGAAGCTGAAAAAGCCTGGCCAGGACTTCCGCTTTGATCTCCCTGCCACCGGGCTCGGGACCATCGAAACCCTGGCCGCGGTCCGGGGAGCGGTGCTGGCCGTGGAGGCCGGTCAGTCCCTGGTCTTTGACCGGGAAGAGATGATCCGGGCCGCCGACCGGGCCGGTCTGGTGGTGGTGGGCCTGAACGATGAAGACCTGGACCTCCCTGGATCCGGGCCCTGA
- a CDS encoding PAS domain-containing protein, translating into MPEYAILQSIAVPILIIDTDHTILFANQAFLELCTGAGQMDIIGSKCFQISHNCPFPCQDTCDDTIPCVHARVFSTGEPICVVHEHILPNGNKLILQITASPLKDNHGKITRIIQVLQDITEREKLTAELARQTNELENILNNAPVSISYLDRDMRVQRINPAMERLTNISIARARGRHCYDLWGQYANDETRTGRERICDPCQIRNVLRDGRKCCFERQIESGRIIRITTVPVRDNKQQIIGAMEIGQDVTELRQAEESLRQEVDINSRLAKLAQSLIQSHSLEKIARMVLRSAQELTCSPIGFVGYIDQDSGHLVCPTFSGDVWKKCRIPGRSAVFDKFSGLWGWVLKKGEPIITNNPAEDPRSTGIPYGHLPITRFLAAPSRIDNTVTGLIAVANSNRDYTEKNLHVLERMASLFALALQRRRDEDKIRASEARFSNLFNNLGDAAFVVGENGRFLDVNDEAVRRLGYSRKELLSMGPAALQRPDGTDLARVCWRRTMEFGSSTCEIVQVSRSGELFPSEVKATRIELNGRPAMLALVRDISERKKSEEQLRRAKEDWERTFDAIDDIITIQDTDMRIIRANRATGLALGTDLHALAGRYCYELFTSEGEVCADCPIHIIVKSRKPHTRVLKHEKLQRTYQVSLHPVLDDQDNIVQFVHIAKDITDQQKAQDHLLQSEKMATIAGLAAGVAHEINTPLSAILQSIQVIQQGLSPGQKSNREKAARHGIDLDKVQDYFKSQEIDFFLNGIQASASNAAKIITNLLEFSRPQKGEISMVHLNELMDSALELARADYDLKKKYDILNVTIRREYDPDLPPVPCVAMEIEQVLLNIIKNAVQALGGQTRENPRIILRTARTGSAVRVEVEDNGPGMDEKIRGHVFDPFFTTKEVGAGTGLGLYVAYTIICEKHQGKISVESEPGKGARFIIELPLQPFSK; encoded by the coding sequence ATGCCTGAATACGCAATTCTGCAAAGCATTGCGGTTCCCATACTGATCATCGACACTGACCACACCATCCTGTTCGCCAACCAGGCCTTTCTTGAGCTGTGCACCGGGGCAGGCCAGATGGATATCATTGGAAGCAAGTGCTTTCAGATTTCCCATAACTGCCCGTTTCCCTGCCAGGATACCTGTGACGATACAATACCATGCGTTCATGCCAGGGTCTTTTCCACAGGCGAGCCGATTTGCGTTGTTCACGAACACATCCTGCCAAACGGGAACAAGCTGATCCTGCAGATAACTGCCTCTCCACTCAAGGACAACCATGGAAAGATCACACGCATAATCCAGGTACTGCAGGACATTACCGAAAGGGAGAAGCTGACAGCCGAACTTGCCAGGCAGACCAACGAGCTGGAAAACATTCTCAACAACGCGCCGGTCAGTATTTCCTATCTTGACAGGGACATGCGGGTGCAGCGCATCAATCCGGCCATGGAACGTCTAACCAACATTTCCATTGCCCGGGCCCGTGGCAGACACTGTTATGATCTCTGGGGGCAGTACGCAAACGACGAGACAAGGACAGGCCGGGAACGGATCTGTGATCCCTGCCAGATCCGCAATGTTCTGCGTGACGGGCGCAAGTGCTGCTTTGAACGGCAGATCGAGAGCGGCAGGATTATCAGGATAACCACGGTACCGGTACGGGATAATAAACAACAGATCATCGGCGCCATGGAAATCGGCCAGGACGTGACCGAGCTGCGCCAGGCGGAAGAATCCCTGCGCCAGGAGGTCGACATCAACAGCCGCCTTGCAAAGCTGGCGCAGAGCCTCATCCAGAGCCATTCCCTGGAGAAAATAGCCCGCATGGTCCTTCGATCCGCCCAGGAACTCACGTGCAGCCCCATTGGTTTTGTCGGCTATATTGACCAGGACTCCGGGCACCTTGTCTGCCCGACCTTTTCAGGAGACGTATGGAAAAAATGTCGAATCCCGGGACGCTCTGCTGTTTTTGATAAATTTTCCGGACTGTGGGGTTGGGTCCTTAAAAAAGGTGAGCCAATCATAACCAATAATCCTGCAGAGGATCCCCGTTCCACCGGTATCCCATACGGTCACCTTCCTATTACGCGTTTTCTGGCCGCTCCTTCCCGTATCGACAACACCGTAACCGGCCTGATCGCGGTGGCGAACAGCAACAGGGACTACACAGAAAAAAACCTGCACGTGCTGGAGCGGATGGCCTCCCTGTTCGCGCTGGCCCTGCAGCGCCGCCGCGATGAAGACAAAATCCGGGCGAGCGAGGCCCGGTTCAGTAACCTGTTCAACAATCTCGGTGACGCGGCCTTTGTGGTGGGAGAAAATGGCCGTTTCCTGGACGTCAACGATGAGGCGGTCAGACGCCTTGGCTACAGTCGCAAGGAACTGCTCTCCATGGGCCCGGCTGCCCTGCAGAGGCCGGATGGAACCGATCTTGCCAGGGTCTGCTGGCGCCGAACCATGGAGTTCGGCTCATCCACCTGTGAAATTGTCCAGGTGAGCCGGAGTGGAGAACTGTTTCCCTCGGAGGTCAAGGCAACCCGAATTGAACTCAATGGGCGCCCGGCAATGCTGGCCCTGGTCCGTGATATCAGTGAACGGAAGAAAAGCGAAGAACAACTGCGCCGGGCAAAGGAAGACTGGGAGCGCACATTTGATGCAATTGACGACATCATCACGATTCAGGATACCGATATGCGGATCATCAGGGCTAACAGAGCCACCGGTCTTGCCCTGGGCACTGACCTACATGCACTGGCGGGCCGTTACTGTTACGAACTGTTCACCAGTGAGGGGGAAGTATGTGCAGACTGTCCCATACACATCATCGTGAAGTCCCGCAAGCCACATACCCGGGTATTGAAACATGAAAAATTGCAGCGAACCTATCAGGTTTCTCTCCATCCCGTCCTGGATGACCAGGATAACATTGTTCAGTTTGTCCATATTGCCAAGGATATAACCGACCAGCAGAAGGCACAGGACCACCTGCTGCAGAGTGAAAAAATGGCCACCATTGCCGGCCTGGCCGCCGGTGTTGCCCACGAAATCAACACGCCACTTTCAGCCATCCTTCAATCGATCCAGGTCATTCAGCAGGGACTGTCCCCTGGTCAGAAGTCCAACCGGGAAAAGGCTGCCCGGCATGGTATTGACCTGGACAAAGTCCAGGATTATTTCAAGAGCCAGGAAATAGATTTTTTCCTCAACGGTATCCAGGCCTCTGCCAGCAATGCCGCAAAAATCATCACCAACCTGCTTGAGTTCAGTCGCCCGCAAAAGGGAGAAATCAGCATGGTACATCTCAATGAACTCATGGACAGTGCCTTGGAACTGGCCCGGGCTGACTATGACCTGAAGAAAAAATATGACATTTTAAATGTTACGATCCGGCGGGAGTATGATCCTGACCTGCCGCCGGTGCCGTGCGTGGCCATGGAAATCGAACAGGTACTGCTCAATATAATCAAAAATGCAGTGCAGGCCCTGGGCGGGCAGACCAGGGAGAATCCACGTATCATCCTGCGCACGGCAAGAACGGGCTCCGCGGTACGGGTCGAAGTGGAAGATAACGGCCCAGGCATGGATGAAAAAATTCGCGGACACGTCTTTGATCCTTTTTTTACGACCAAGGAAGTCGGGGCAGGAACAGGCCTTGGTCTTTACGTTGCCTACACCATTATCTGTGAAAAGCACCAGGGAAAAATATCCGTGGAATCCGAACCAGGCAAGGGTGCACGATTTATTATTGAACTGCCACTCCAGCCATTCAGTAAATAG
- a CDS encoding HD domain-containing phosphohydrolase produces the protein MTTTSNTTILIIEDDQFVRHSLAVYLGSKGYTILQAENGRVGLEIFFQKNPDLVLLDLRMPELDGLEVLAALAQQIGEVPVIIISGVGSREDAIESLRLGAWDFLVKPIRDMTLLEHSVNKALERAVMIRERHRYQQELEKTVADRTAELRHRETKLKKALVGIVDVVAAIVEKRDPYTAGHEQRVASLARAIAREMGLTSRKIEGLHLAAIIHDLGKVAIPSELLSKPGRLTDLEFQFIQTHVQVGYDILRRMEFPWPLAQIVHQHHERLDGSGYPQGLKDGEIMIEARILGVADVVEAMSSHRPYRPALGIDTALEEINRHRGTLYDADVVEACHNLFGEGRFIF, from the coding sequence ATGACGACCACGTCCAATACAACAATTCTCATCATCGAAGATGACCAATTCGTCCGCCACAGCCTTGCCGTGTATCTCGGCTCAAAGGGATACACCATTCTTCAGGCGGAAAATGGCCGTGTAGGGCTGGAAATATTTTTTCAGAAGAACCCGGATCTCGTGCTTCTTGACCTGCGCATGCCTGAACTTGACGGTCTGGAAGTACTGGCAGCTCTGGCCCAGCAGATCGGTGAAGTACCGGTGATCATTATTTCCGGAGTCGGTTCCAGGGAAGATGCCATCGAGAGCCTGCGGCTGGGGGCCTGGGACTTCCTTGTCAAACCTATCCGCGACATGACACTCCTGGAACATTCCGTAAACAAGGCCCTGGAGCGGGCCGTGATGATCCGGGAACGGCACCGATATCAACAGGAGTTGGAGAAAACGGTCGCCGACAGGACAGCAGAACTGCGCCACCGTGAAACCAAGCTGAAAAAGGCCCTGGTCGGCATTGTCGATGTGGTGGCCGCCATTGTCGAAAAGCGTGACCCATACACCGCAGGCCATGAACAGCGGGTCGCCTCGCTGGCCAGGGCCATTGCCCGGGAGATGGGGCTTACTTCGCGGAAGATAGAAGGCCTGCACCTGGCGGCAATCATCCATGACCTGGGCAAGGTTGCCATTCCCAGCGAGCTACTTTCCAAGCCCGGCCGGCTGACGGATCTTGAATTTCAGTTTATCCAGACCCATGTCCAGGTAGGGTATGATATCCTGCGCAGAATGGAGTTTCCCTGGCCGCTGGCCCAGATTGTCCATCAACACCATGAACGGCTCGACGGCAGCGGCTATCCGCAGGGGCTCAAGGACGGGGAAATCATGATAGAGGCCCGGATCCTTGGAGTGGCCGATGTGGTGGAGGCCATGTCTTCCCACCGGCCTTATCGCCCGGCCCTGGGTATTGATACGGCACTGGAAGAAATAAACCGGCACCGGGGAACACTCTATGATGCCGATGTGGTGGAGGCCTGCCATAATCTGTTTGGGGAAGGTCGCTTTATCTTTTAA
- the fabZ gene encoding 3-hydroxyacyl-ACP dehydratase FabZ → MAQETTEHTMPIDIKGILDLLPHRYPFILVDRVLEMEPGRSITVLKNVTMNEPFFQGHFPGEPVMPGVLILEGMAQAGALLAYLSTPETIGDKLVYFAGLDKVRFRRMVRPGDQLIYKLELIRHKTKLSKMSGMAYVDGQLATEAQLMATFA, encoded by the coding sequence ATGGCGCAAGAAACAACAGAACATACCATGCCGATAGATATCAAAGGGATACTCGACCTTCTGCCGCATCGGTATCCCTTTATTCTGGTGGACCGGGTTCTGGAAATGGAGCCGGGCAGGTCGATCACCGTGCTGAAAAACGTGACCATGAACGAGCCCTTCTTTCAGGGCCATTTCCCCGGTGAGCCGGTGATGCCCGGGGTGCTGATCCTGGAAGGCATGGCCCAGGCCGGAGCGCTCCTGGCCTATCTGTCCACTCCGGAAACCATTGGTGACAAGCTGGTCTATTTCGCCGGTCTGGACAAGGTACGGTTCCGGCGGATGGTCCGTCCCGGGGATCAGTTGATCTACAAGCTGGAACTGATCCGCCACAAGACCAAACTCAGCAAGATGTCCGGCATGGCCTACGTCGACGGTCAGCTTGCCACCGAGGCACAGCTCATGGCCACCTTCGCCTGA
- a CDS encoding response regulator, which yields MKKQILFVDDEPNILSGLRRMVRSMREEFDCLCATSGREALEILDKNQVDIVVSDMRMPGMDGAELLTLVKKLHPRVIRIMLTGYADDKSVLRTIGVVHQFLSKPCLPEEIRASLVRAGATYDLMSDSQLKELISGIGSLPSLPSLYVRLQKALQDPDTTQTDVAAIIETDISMTAKILQLVNSAFFGLYQKVSSVSRAVNLLGLDTIKALVLGTEIFSELHTSSKVFSVDSLWNHSMATGAFARKIAALEYNDREMAEDAFLGGILHDIGKLVLISFMPARFEEAVLLAREKEMVLVEAERQVFGAGHDDVGAYLVGLWGLPGSVVEACCFHHRLERFPGQELSPVLAIHVADVLSHQLHPDEIIGTPSGYNTEYLARLDLSDRVESWHNLCLGEQ from the coding sequence ATGAAAAAACAGATACTTTTCGTTGACGATGAACCAAACATCCTCTCCGGTCTCAGGCGTATGGTCCGCTCAATGCGCGAGGAATTTGACTGCCTGTGCGCGACAAGCGGCAGAGAAGCATTGGAAATATTAGATAAAAATCAAGTGGACATCGTTGTTTCCGACATGCGAATGCCGGGCATGGATGGCGCGGAACTGCTGACCCTGGTGAAAAAACTCCATCCCCGGGTAATCCGCATCATGCTCACGGGTTATGCCGATGACAAATCCGTGCTACGAACCATCGGGGTAGTACACCAGTTCCTGTCCAAGCCCTGTCTGCCAGAAGAAATAAGAGCCTCCCTGGTCCGGGCGGGGGCCACATATGATTTGATGAGCGACAGTCAGCTCAAGGAACTCATTTCCGGTATCGGCTCCCTGCCAAGCCTGCCCTCGCTCTATGTCCGGCTGCAGAAAGCGCTCCAGGATCCGGACACCACCCAGACCGATGTGGCCGCGATCATAGAAACCGACATCTCCATGACCGCCAAAATCCTCCAGCTTGTCAACTCGGCCTTTTTTGGCCTGTACCAGAAGGTAAGCAGTGTGAGCAGGGCTGTGAATCTGCTGGGACTAGACACCATCAAGGCCCTGGTACTGGGCACGGAAATCTTTTCCGAGCTCCACACGTCAAGCAAAGTCTTTTCCGTGGACAGCCTGTGGAATCATTCCATGGCCACCGGCGCGTTCGCCCGCAAAATTGCGGCGTTGGAATATAATGACAGGGAAATGGCCGAGGATGCCTTTCTTGGCGGCATTCTCCACGATATCGGAAAACTCGTCCTTATCTCCTTTATGCCAGCCCGGTTCGAAGAAGCGGTGCTACTGGCCAGAGAGAAGGAAATGGTCCTGGTCGAGGCCGAGCGCCAGGTCTTTGGCGCCGGACATGACGATGTGGGGGCCTATCTGGTCGGATTGTGGGGGTTGCCCGGATCAGTGGTTGAAGCATGCTGTTTTCATCATCGACTGGAACGGTTTCCCGGTCAGGAACTGAGCCCGGTCCTGGCTATCCATGTCGCGGACGTGCTCAGCCACCAGCTCCATCCCGACGAGATCATCGGCACACCATCCGGCTATAACACCGAATATCTTGCCCGGCTCGACCTGAGCGATCGAGTTGAATCCTGGCACAACCTTTGCCTGGGAGAGCAATGA
- the lpxA gene encoding acyl-ACP--UDP-N-acetylglucosamine O-acyltransferase, whose translation MPIHPTAVIDNEAEIDSTATIGAYAVIDGKVRIGPETVVEPHAVVSGPTTIGARNKIGSFSSVGGPPQDMHYKGEPTELIIGDDNQIREYVSIHRGTVSGNGRTVIGNANMFMAYTHIAHDCTIGNHVIMANVATLAGHVQLEDHVSLGGLVAIHQFCRVGAYTYVGGLSGISLDVPPYVILTGTRNQMRIAGINKIGLRRHGMSRETISKLDHAFKIIFRTPQLLLKDALVKTLEEIPDCPEVRTLVEFFQSSKRGVVKRTTEA comes from the coding sequence ATGCCCATACATCCCACAGCCGTTATCGATAACGAGGCGGAAATAGACTCTACAGCCACCATCGGCGCTTATGCCGTTATCGACGGCAAGGTCCGGATCGGTCCGGAAACCGTGGTGGAGCCCCATGCAGTGGTCTCCGGCCCCACCACCATCGGCGCCCGGAACAAGATCGGTTCCTTTTCCTCGGTGGGCGGCCCGCCCCAGGACATGCATTACAAGGGCGAACCCACGGAGCTGATTATCGGTGATGACAATCAGATCCGCGAATATGTCTCCATCCACCGGGGGACCGTCTCCGGCAACGGTCGAACCGTGATCGGCAACGCCAACATGTTCATGGCCTATACCCATATCGCCCATGACTGTACCATCGGCAACCATGTGATCATGGCCAATGTGGCCACTCTGGCCGGTCATGTACAGCTCGAGGATCATGTCAGCCTCGGTGGTCTCGTGGCCATCCACCAGTTCTGCCGGGTCGGAGCCTACACCTATGTGGGCGGGCTGTCGGGAATCAGCCTCGATGTGCCGCCCTATGTCATCCTCACCGGGACCAGGAACCAGATGCGGATTGCCGGTATCAACAAGATCGGCCTGAGGCGGCACGGCATGAGCCGGGAAACCATCTCCAAGCTGGATCACGCTTTCAAGATCATCTTCCGTACGCCCCAGCTGCTGCTCAAGGATGCCTTGGTCAAGACTCTGGAAGAAATCCCGGACTGTCCCGAGGTGCGCACCCTGGTGGAATTCTTCCAGTCCAGCAAGCGCGGGGTGGTCAAACGCACCACCGAGGCTTGA